A stretch of the Apteryx mantelli isolate bAptMan1 chromosome 3, bAptMan1.hap1, whole genome shotgun sequence genome encodes the following:
- the MAS1 gene encoding proto-oncogene Mas, which produces MDESNITFHPSEGPENISMHRNISTQEMVWEILTPLWVIMIISFLGFCENGIVLWCLCFQIKRNPFTVYITHLSIADISLLLCTFILSVEYIAGFGFSYGVYYYITTTLSIVFLLGYNTGLYLLTAISIERCLSIVYPIWYRCHRSQHQSAIVCAVLWTLSFLMTVAEHLTCKDDLTNEQFDDANHCQAVLIFTWILTFMIFIPLMILSSLILVIKIHRNSLRPHSSKLYIIIVATIIVFLIFAMPMRLLYLLNYHHRSSLLSQQNHITIVLSTVNSSINPLVYFFVGSSKKKRFKESLKVVLSRALADGLRPRSQEVGTSLDIAETIF; this is translated from the coding sequence ATGGATGAGTCAAACATAACGTTTCATCCCAGTGAAGGCCCAGAGAACATCTCAATGCACAGAAACATTTCTACACAGGAAATGGTCTGGGAGATATTGACCCCACTTTGGGTAATTATGATCATCTCCTTCCTGGGtttttgtgaaaatggaattgtcCTCTGgtgcctctgcttccagatcaaAAGAAACCCCTTCACTGTGTACATCACACATCTGTCCATTGCTGATATCTCCTTACTGCTTTGTACATTTATTCTGTCAGTTGAGTACATTGCTGGTTTTGGATTCTCATATGGTGTTTATTATTATATAACCACCACGCTATCTATTGTCTTCCTTCTTGGATATAATACTGGTctctatctcctgacagccatcagtaTTGAGAGGTGTCTGTCTATTGTTTACCCCATCTGGTACCGATGCCACCGGTCACAGCACCAATCGGCAATTGTATGTGCAGTTCTGTGGACTCTGTCTTTTCTGATGACAGTAGCTGAACACTTAACATGCAAAGATGATTTAACAAATGAACAATTTGATGATGCCAACCATTGCCAAGCAGTGCTCATCTTCACATGGATCTTGACTTTCATGATCTTCATTCCCCTAATGATTCTGTCCAGCCTGATATTGGTTATTAAGATTCACCGTAACTCCTTGAGACCTCATTCATCAAAGCTCTACATCATCATTGTGGCCACAATCAttgtcttcctcatttttgccATGCCTATGAGGCTGTTGTATCTTCTGAATTATCACCACCGGTCGTCTTTGCTCAGCCAGCAGAACCACATCACCATTGTTCTCTCCACCGTTAACAGCAGCATCAACCCCCTTGTTTACTTCTTTGTAGGAAGCAGCAAGAAGAAGAGGTTCAAAGAGAGTCTCAAAGTGGTTCTTAGTAGAGCACTTGCTGATGGGTTGCGGCCAAGAAGCCAGGAAGTTGGCACCAGCTTGGATATAGCTGAAACAATTTTCTAA